The following coding sequences are from one Nicotiana tabacum cultivar K326 chromosome 1, ASM71507v2, whole genome shotgun sequence window:
- the LOC142162909 gene encoding uncharacterized protein LOC142162909, with protein MANVLQYQHQSMGSAYDMLKSLKEMFGEQNRAAKQTSMKALLNTKMAEGSSVRDHVLKMMSLLNELEVLGVVIDKDSQFRLNYNMNKMDLSQAKLLNELQAAESIINQQAPVVALNVEKASVSKSKRNKKKKKSQKVMAPGGVASVKKPKGKCYHCKQLGHHEKQCPAYLAKLNKQDLGATNYICTTLQGFKEIWWLSENEVCIFQANGEPAPPLALGDIRVSFSSDRVLVLKDVLYVPSIRRNLILVRK; from the exons ATGGCGAATGTTTTGCAATATCAGCATCAGTCTATGGGGTCTGCTTATGATATGCTCAAAAGTCTCAAAGAGATGTTCGGTGAGCAAAATCGTGCAGCTAAGCAGACATCCATGAAAGCCCTTTTGAACACCAAGATGGCTGAAGGATCATCAGTCAGGGACCATGTTCTGAAGATGATGAGTCTTCTAAATGAACTAGAGGTCCTTGGAGTTGTGATTGATAAGGACTCTCAA TTTCGCTTGAACTATAATATGAACAAAATGGATTTGTCACAAGCAAAATTGTTGAATGAGCTGCAAGCGGCAGAATCTATTATCAATCAACAAGCTCCAGTTGTGGCACTCAATGTTGAGAAAGCTTCGGTTTCTAAGTCAAAACgcaataagaaaaagaagaagtctcaaaaGGTTATGGCACCTGGTGGTGTGGCTAGTGTGAAAAAGCCCAAAGGCAAGTGCTATCATTGCAAGCAACTCGGGCATCACGAGAAGCAATGCCCTGCCTATCTGGCAAAGTTGAATAAGCAag ATTTGGGAGCCACTAATTACATCTGCACTACTTTGCAGGGGTTTAAGGAAATATGGTGGCTAAGTGAGAATGAAGTTTGCATTTTTCAAGCCAATGGCGAGCCAGCACCACCTTTAGCTTTAGGAGATATTAGAGTTTCGTTTAGTAGTGATAGAGTTTTAGTTTTAAAAGATGTTCTCTATGTACCTTCTATCAGAAGGAATTTGATTTTGGTTCGAAAATAA